A stretch of the Perca flavescens isolate YP-PL-M2 chromosome 3, PFLA_1.0, whole genome shotgun sequence genome encodes the following:
- the mrps23 gene encoding small ribosomal subunit protein mS23, with amino-acid sequence MAGSRLERFGTVFTRVRDLMRSGVIKPSEKPIWYDVYEAFPPKRDPLHVKPHTRPSTKKQETVPEIFYREDEARAKFYEHYGTGPRPFDLSKSSFVSTCQRFVDKYTELQSRSELDGSALFEETGKALLSEGIVLRRRGAPPVSAESRDPLLELKLTEMLAEQQSLSADSEETTHSTHTP; translated from the exons ATGGCTGGCAGCAGACTAGAGAGGTTTGGAACTGTATTCACCCG GGTTCGAGATCTGATGCGATCTGGGGTCATAAAGCCATCAGAGAAACCCATCTGGTATGATGTTTATGAGGCTTTTCCACCGAAGAGGGACCCACTTCACGTGAAGCCACACACCAGACCCAGTACCAAGAAACAGGAAACTGTGCCTGAAATCTTCTACAGAGAGGATGAAGCTAGAGC GAAGTTCTATGAGCACTATGGGACGGGTCCTCGGCCTTTTGATCTATCCAAGTCCAGCTTTGTTTCTACGTGTCAGAG GTTTGTAGACAAGTACACAGAGTTGCAGAGCCGCAGTGAGCTGGATGGCTCGGCTCTCTTTGAGGAGACCGGGAAGGCTTTACTCTCGGAAGGCATCGTGCTGAGAAGGAGAGGGGCGCCTCCG GTGTCAGCGGAGTCCAGGGATCCGTTGCTGGAGCTGAAGCTGACAGAAATGTTGGCGGAGCAGCAGTCACTCAGTGCTGACAGCGAGGAgacaacacacagcacacacacaccgtag